The genomic DNA CCGACGGGCGCGGGGGACGGAGGGGAGGCGGCGATCACGGTCGCCCCTCGCAGGCGGCGATCACAGCCGCCCCTCGCCCGAGGGGCGCGCCGGTGCGGGTTCCCGGTTGCGCTCGTAGATCAGACGCAGGCCCTCCAGGGCCAGCAGCGGCTCGTGGTGCATGATGCTGCGACACTCCTGCAGGATCAGCTCCGCCCACCCCCCGGTGGCCACGGTCACCGCCGGCCGACCCAGTTCCTCCTGCATGCGCCTCAGCAACTCCTCCACCTGCCCGACGAAGCCGAAGAAGATCCCCGACTGCATCGCCGCCACCGTCGACCGGCCGATGGCCGTGCGCGGCCGCACCAGCTCCACGCGGTGGAGCTGGGCGGCGTGCTCGGCCAGCGCCTCCACGGAGATGCCCACCCCCGGGGCGATGGCGCCGCCGAGGAAGTCCCCCTCCGCCGAGACCACCGAGAAGGTCGTGGCCGTGCCCAGGTCGACGACGATGACCGGCCCGCCGTAGCGGGCGTAGGCGGCGACGGCGTTGCAGATGCGGTCCGCCCCCACCTCCTTGGGGTTCTCGTAGAGGATGCGCATGCCCGTGCGCACCCCGGGCCCCACCACCAGCGGGACCTGCCCCAGGTACTGGCGGCAGAGGCGCTCCATCGTGTCCATCAGCGGCGGGACGACCGAGGCGATGGCCACGCCCCCGACGTCCCCGAAGGCCGCCCCCCCGGAGGTGAAGAGCGCCCGCAGCAGCATGGCGTACTCGTCCGCGGTCTTGTGCCGGTCGGTGGCGATGCGCCAGTGGTGGAGGAGGTCCGCGCCCCGGTACAGCGCCAGCTTGATCAGGGTGTTGTTGATGTTCACCGCGAGGAGCAGCCCGGACGCCATCGGCTCGACCCCTCCCCGGCGCGGCCTCAGGCGCCGCCGCGCATGGCCGTGACGGCGCGGTAGACCGGGACGGTGACGAGCACGGCCAGGATCACCTCGGGGAGGCCGTGGGTCGCCCCGACGAGGACGGCGGCGCCGGCGGGCAGGAAGCCGAAGAGCACCGCCAGCGTGAGCACCCCCACGGTGTTGGTGAGCGTCCCGGCCACCGCGGCCGCCGCCGGGGCGGCGTTCTCCCCGCGCAGCAGCGCATGGGCGAGGAGGGCGGAGGCCACCCCCGCCGCCACCGGCAGCCAGAGCGACGAGGCGGTGGCCGCGGCCACGGTGCGGTAGCCCTCCACGAGCCAGTTGGGCTGGATCCGTCCCGCCGCCAGCGCGGCCAGGAAGCGCACCGCCCCGGGGCCGAGGATCGTGTAGATCCCCGCGCCCACCGCGGCCGCGGCGAAGAGGCGGGCGTGCCGGGCGGCCAGCGCGCGGAAGACCAGGAAGGCCACCACCCCGATGAGGATGCGCGGGCCGAAGGCGATGAGCGGCTGCTTGAAGATGGGGATGGTCGCCCGGGTGAAGGAGAAGGCCCCGAAGATGGCGCCGACGAGCGCCCCCACGACGGGACCTTCCAGCACGGCGGCGATGATCACCGGGATGTGCATGGTCGTGGCGCTCCCGGCCGGCGTGGGGGCGGGGATGAAGCCGAGCCCGGGGACGAGCCCGAGCACGACGGCCACGGCACCGAGGGCGCCGCTCACCGTGATGTCCCGGGGCGTGAGGCGGACCCCCCAGCGTGCAGGCGGGGGGGCGAGGCGGGCGTGGGCCATGGTGAT from Armatimonadota bacterium includes the following:
- a CDS encoding ECF transporter S component → MAHARLAPPPARWGVRLTPRDITVSGALGAVAVVLGLVPGLGFIPAPTPAGSATTMHIPVIIAAVLEGPVVGALVGAIFGAFSFTRATIPIFKQPLIAFGPRILIGVVAFLVFRALAARHARLFAAAAVGAGIYTILGPGAVRFLAALAAGRIQPNWLVEGYRTVAAATASSLWLPVAAGVASALLAHALLRGENAAPAAAAVAGTLTNTVGVLTLAVLFGFLPAGAAVLVGATHGLPEVILAVLVTVPVYRAVTAMRGGA
- a CDS encoding type III pantothenate kinase, producing MLLAVNINNTLIKLALYRGADLLHHWRIATDRHKTADEYAMLLRALFTSGGAAFGDVGGVAIASVVPPLMDTMERLCRQYLGQVPLVVGPGVRTGMRILYENPKEVGADRICNAVAAYARYGGPVIVVDLGTATTFSVVSAEGDFLGGAIAPGVGISVEALAEHAAQLHRVELVRPRTAIGRSTVAAMQSGIFFGFVGQVEELLRRMQEELGRPAVTVATGGWAELILQECRSIMHHEPLLALEGLRLIYERNREPAPARPSGEGRL